From one Nonomuraea polychroma genomic stretch:
- a CDS encoding alpha/beta fold hydrolase — MKELDMDLGDDCRLHVYDRVADADRLTVFWHHGTPNIGTPPAPLFPASDRLGIRWVSYDRPGYGGSTPVPGRNVSSAAEYVRRVADALGIDRFAVMGHSGGGSHALACAALLPDRVLAAVSVSGIAPYGAEDLDWFAGMSTSGEASLRAAVAGRAAKERHEATAEYDPEMFAPVDHAAFTGEWSWFDSVVGPALENGPGGLIDDDLAYVAPWGCDPAQVTAPVLLMHGGQDRVVPSSHGEWLARHCPRAELRRYPEDGHISVLHSATDALEWLGVNATS; from the coding sequence GTGAAAGAGCTGGATATGGATCTCGGCGACGACTGCAGGCTGCACGTCTATGACAGGGTCGCCGACGCCGACCGGCTGACGGTCTTCTGGCATCACGGCACGCCCAACATCGGCACGCCCCCGGCACCCCTCTTCCCGGCCTCGGACCGGCTCGGCATCCGCTGGGTGTCGTACGACCGCCCCGGCTACGGCGGCTCGACCCCCGTCCCCGGCCGGAACGTGTCCTCGGCGGCAGAGTACGTCAGGCGCGTCGCGGACGCTCTGGGCATCGACAGGTTCGCCGTCATGGGCCACTCGGGCGGCGGCTCACACGCCCTGGCCTGCGCCGCCCTGCTGCCCGACCGGGTCCTGGCCGCGGTCAGCGTGTCGGGCATAGCCCCGTACGGCGCGGAGGACCTCGACTGGTTCGCCGGCATGTCCACCTCCGGAGAGGCCTCCCTGCGTGCCGCCGTCGCGGGCCGCGCGGCGAAGGAACGACACGAGGCGACGGCCGAGTACGACCCGGAGATGTTCGCCCCAGTGGATCACGCGGCGTTCACCGGCGAGTGGTCCTGGTTCGACAGCGTCGTCGGGCCGGCCCTGGAGAACGGTCCCGGCGGGTTGATCGACGACGACCTCGCATATGTGGCCCCGTGGGGGTGCGATCCTGCCCAGGTGACCGCGCCGGTGCTGCTCATGCACGGTGGCCAGGACCGGGTCGTGCCCAGTTCACACGGCGAGTGGCTGGCCCGCCACTGCCCTCGTGCCGAGCTGCGGCGATATCCGGAGGACGGGCACATCTCGGTGCTGCATTCGGCCA